In one window of Brassica rapa cultivar Chiifu-401-42 chromosome A07, CAAS_Brap_v3.01, whole genome shotgun sequence DNA:
- the LOC117126627 gene encoding uncharacterized protein LOC117126627, translated as MYRVADHIATVSFTWNSELSVLYEIPTSFDEDRFRFHSYEDFEANCDLKGDLYDVVGHMKLVNGQTLIERPTLDEVKIDTTRHIMVHVQSHDGPVMKLYLWDQAAADFCKKFNSYDNTPTVLLVTAVNTKRLGGTLALTSMSPTRVFMDYDVQPTIDYFNWYVSPSSISILYGFM; from the exons ATGTATCGGGTTGCTGATCATATCGCAACTGTGTCTTTCACATGGAACTCTGAATTGTCGGTTCTTTACGAGATTCCAACCTCTTTTGATGAAGACCGTTTCAGGTTTCATTCGTATGAAGATTTTGAAGCTAACTGTGATCTCAAAGGTGACCTCTACG ATGTTGTTGGCCACATGAAGTTGGTCAATGGACAGACTCTTATTGAGCGTCCCACACTCGATGAAGTGAAGATCGATACCACTCGGCACATTATGGTTCATGTGCAATCGCATGA CGGACCTGTCATGAAGCTCTATCTTTGGGACCAGGCTGCAGCAGACTTCTGCAAGAAGTTTAACTCATATGACAACACTCCCACGGTGCTTTTGGTCACAGCTGTTAACACCAAACGTCTCGGAG GTACCCTTGCACTGACCTCTATGTCTCCCACACGGGTTTTCATGGACTATGATGTCCAGCCAACCATAGATTATTTCAACTGGTATGTATCTCCGTCTTCAATATCTATTCTATACGGGTTCATGTGA